Part of the uncultured Desulfobacter sp. genome, CATCAACACCGTGGGAATAGACTTCAATTTTTGAATGGTCAACTTCCGGATAGGTTGATGCCAGATACCGTTTATTGTACCGGGTCGATGTCAAAAACAACCTGCAGTGTGTCAGTATTTTAGGCAGAAAGCTGTTAAACTTGTAAAGGTCATGGGCATGGCCGGTGCAGGTGAACGACCGGTTAAGCAACCGGGATATAACAAATGCCGTGGTTGCCGGCATATTTGCCCAATGTCCATGGAAGTATTCAATCCCTTCTTTTTGCGCCACATGCGCGGCATGGACCATTTTGGGCCAGGCAACCAACGCCTTGAACATCTCTTTTTTCTTTGATGCATGCCCGGACATGACATAGATGAATAAATGGGTGTACTGCCTGGGATTCTTGAAGAAAAAATAGAGCTGGGTTCTCAGATAGAGTCGGTAAACCGGAAAATAATGGACTTTTGTTATCCAGCCCGGCACCGGCCCGCTGTTTTTAAAAAAAGCAAACACATGGTTTTCACGCCACAGCTCCTTCATGGCAGAGATGTCGGCCACCACAAAGGTTTCCGAAACCGAGGGAAAGCGCGTCACAATGTGGGCGATGGCTTTTTTCAAAAGATCTTACTCCTTTATTCCTTGTGCCTGATCCGGCAGGCCCAATGTCTCTTTTCCGTCATTTTCTTCATTGTCTTCTTGAATATCCAGGGCCCGGGTCATGGCGAATACCAGCCAGAGATATTTTGTCTCCTGCAGGTGGAGGAATAATCCCATCACCAGCAATGCCGTAAACGCGCATATTAAAGCCAGTCCAAAATTAAAATTGCCCGGCAGTCTCTTATGAATTTCCCTTTGCGTCAGATATGTGCAGACCAGAAAACCTGTAAAAAAAATGAATCCAATGATCCCGGATTCCGTGATAACGGTCAGATACATACTGTGCGCCATGCGTGGAACGCCAATCAAGACGGGAGCGTCCTGGTATTTTGCCATCTGGTGGAGCACGGGGAAATTACCGGGGCCGCATCCCAAAAGCGCATGGTCTTTAAGAATATTTGCGGCGACATTATAATAATTGGCCCGGCGCTGGACAGAGGTGTCGGACTGTCGCTGGGCGGTATTGAACAGGGTGTCAAACCGGTCCACAATGGAATCGGGCGCAAACGGCAGGGCCGACAGCATCAATAAAAGCAGGGCAACAATATGGGTAGGCGTTAACAGTTTTCGGATCTTAAACAAAAGGAACATTAAAGAAGCAATAAGCGTCAAATACGCCGATCTGGAGTATGTCAAACCGATTCCGGTAAGGATAAGCCCCGCGGAAATCACATAAACCCACCGAAATTTATCTTTTTTTTCCACAGCGCAGACAACGGCCCATACCAACGCGACAATTAAAAGGATGGAATAGGCGTTGGGATCAATGCCCGAGGCCCCTGTGATGCGGACATCGTTAACGAGCAACCCGCCGACGCCCAGTTCTGAAAAGGGATTCTGCCCGTCAATATAAGCCTTTAATCCAAAAAGAACAGAAACCGCGGCACTGAAAATTACAGTTTTCCGGGTCCAGTCCGGCCACGGACTTTTTGCAAGGGATCTGCTGAACAGATAATACATGGCCCACATGCTGATATATCGTCTCATGGTGTCCAGGGCCTGTAACTTGTTCACGGCGATCATCACGAGAATACAATTCAACAGCGCATAAAACAAAAGCCATCTGTCCATGGCGTTCAACGGCATCGGGGCGTCGTCGCCAAGCAGCCTGTCGCCCACGAAAAGAATAAAAACGAACGGAAACAATAGTTTAAACAGGGTGGTTGAATTATCCGCCCCGGGGATTACCGCAAATACATCCATGGGAATCAGGCAGATCAAAAACAACAAAATGATTTGGTACCCTTTCACCAGTTTGCGCAGCGGCAACACCAAGAGAACAATAAAGGGGAGTGTCACCACGATGGTGGGTGCAGACCCCGTGATGACAGTTGTCAGGATAAGCCCCAGCCCCCCCGCAAAGCCTAATATAAGGGATATCCAGACCATTTAAGTTTTCCCGGATCTTAAAACAAGGGGATGGGTTATCCGCTGCAGTAAAAACAATACCGGCCAGAAAATATAGCACCCTTTAAATGTCCACACCTCCAGCAGTACCCGGGCAACGTCCAGGGCCGGATATCCTGTACCGACAATGGAAATCCGTTCAACCCGGGCAGGTGTTCCGCTGTTGTTATGATGCCCGGGCGAACGGGTCGTACTCAGATATCCGGATTTCAACGCCGTTTTTTCAACAATGGCATTTGATTTGTCCCGGGGCCACACAAGGTGGCGAACCGGTTTTCCCGTCAATCTTTCCAGAATTTCCCGGCTTTGAACCAGTTCATTTTTCCATCTTTTTTCGGCATGGGCCTGGGGCTCTGCTGTACCGATCTTTTGATGGGTTTCTTGAAACTGCCTGACGATACTGTGCAGGCGTTGGGCCCAGTCGGATTGATCAAAAAATCCCGGACGGCCGGCCGCATCAACCAGAAGGGTAATCAATCGGGGATCAGGATAAAAAATTCGGTCGGATAATGCCTCGCCAAAGGGGAACAACGGATAGCCGGGCGGCAGCGCCACCTCATGTTTGAACCATTCGGGTTTCAGCTGTGGATTGCGATGGCAGAAAAGTGTGTGGGGGACATTGTGTGGATTCACAAACCCGATCACCTGATCCGAAACAAATATATGATCATGGCTGGTGCCATGGCTTTGAACATCCACCAGACCGCTTTGCTGAAGCGCTTTGATCTCTGCCGGTCCCAGATAGCCCTTCCAGTTCAGTTCCAAAGGTTTAGCATGGGGCATTCTTAAACGTGGTGTTTCACATGTATCGATCCAGTCGGTGGAGACAAAAACCGTGGCTTTCATATGATGTTTTTCAAGTACATGAAACGCCCCCACCCAGTTGTCCAGATATCCGTCGTCAAAGGCGATGGCTATTTTTTTGCCGGCCCTGAAGTTTTTGGTTTTACGGATCTTGTATAAATCATCAAAAAAGATGCCTGTATACCCGAACTTTGACAGCCACTTGATCTGTGCTGAAAACGTTTTAACCGTTACAACAATACTGGGGTCGCGTATCCAGTCTCCATCATTGGAAATACTGTGAAAAACGATGACCGGAATACGGTTCAGGTCCCAGGCCTGGAGCGTGGCAAGTCCAAGTATAGGGACCATTGCCATTTTGGTCCATTGGCTTACCGGCAAAACAAGTATAAGTATGCAGCCCAAGGCAAACAGTACCCATCGAAATGTCCGTTCAAATCTGCGCCTGTTCAAATTCATGTGCGTCACAAGATCCGCCGGCTAT contains:
- a CDS encoding glycosyltransferase family 4 protein yields the protein MKKAIAHIVTRFPSVSETFVVADISAMKELWRENHVFAFFKNSGPVPGWITKVHYFPVYRLYLRTQLYFFFKNPRQYTHLFIYVMSGHASKKKEMFKALVAWPKMVHAAHVAQKEGIEYFHGHWANMPATTAFVISRLLNRSFTCTGHAHDLYKFNSFLPKILTHCRLFLTSTRYNKRYLASTYPEVDHSKIEVYSHGVDVDLMTPGNGASQEPFTLLSIGRMTWQKGFATLLRALRILIDDGVPVKLDFLALPGYTEKEIRTLAHALNLNDHIQWLAPCSQDKIVGLYQRAHLFVLPCEVGPYGDRDGIPNVILEASACGLPCVSTWVSGVPEAVIHEQTGLLVEPRKPDELAGAIKRLYDDEPLRRQYGEAAGKYIEKNYNRKTCHERIISLMETYNA
- a CDS encoding O-antigen ligase family protein, which produces MVWISLILGFAGGLGLILTTVITGSAPTIVVTLPFIVLLVLPLRKLVKGYQIILLFLICLIPMDVFAVIPGADNSTTLFKLLFPFVFILFVGDRLLGDDAPMPLNAMDRWLLFYALLNCILVMIAVNKLQALDTMRRYISMWAMYYLFSRSLAKSPWPDWTRKTVIFSAAVSVLFGLKAYIDGQNPFSELGVGGLLVNDVRITGASGIDPNAYSILLIVALVWAVVCAVEKKDKFRWVYVISAGLILTGIGLTYSRSAYLTLIASLMFLLFKIRKLLTPTHIVALLLLMLSALPFAPDSIVDRFDTLFNTAQRQSDTSVQRRANYYNVAANILKDHALLGCGPGNFPVLHQMAKYQDAPVLIGVPRMAHSMYLTVITESGIIGFIFFTGFLVCTYLTQREIHKRLPGNFNFGLALICAFTALLVMGLFLHLQETKYLWLVFAMTRALDIQEDNEENDGKETLGLPDQAQGIKE
- a CDS encoding polysaccharide deacetylase family protein, which gives rise to MVPILGLATLQAWDLNRIPVIVFHSISNDGDWIRDPSIVVTVKTFSAQIKWLSKFGYTGIFFDDLYKIRKTKNFRAGKKIAIAFDDGYLDNWVGAFHVLEKHHMKATVFVSTDWIDTCETPRLRMPHAKPLELNWKGYLGPAEIKALQQSGLVDVQSHGTSHDHIFVSDQVIGFVNPHNVPHTLFCHRNPQLKPEWFKHEVALPPGYPLFPFGEALSDRIFYPDPRLITLLVDAAGRPGFFDQSDWAQRLHSIVRQFQETHQKIGTAEPQAHAEKRWKNELVQSREILERLTGKPVRHLVWPRDKSNAIVEKTALKSGYLSTTRSPGHHNNSGTPARVERISIVGTGYPALDVARVLLEVWTFKGCYIFWPVLFLLQRITHPLVLRSGKT